One genomic window of Motacilla alba alba isolate MOTALB_02 chromosome 1, Motacilla_alba_V1.0_pri, whole genome shotgun sequence includes the following:
- the LOC119702449 gene encoding DNA repair protein complementing XP-G cells-like, giving the protein MGVQGLWKLLECTGRPINPETLEGKILAVDISIWLNQAIKGARDRGGISVRNAHLLTLFHRLCKLLFFRIRPVFVFDGEAPLLKRQTLAKRRQRKEIAINDSRKTTEKLLKTLLKRHVIKTAITGKSNEALPSITQVRREGIDDMYVLPALEAEEKNSSEEEEEKEWQMRMSQKQMLQEQLCENPYSVDIESEDFHKLPPEIKHEILTDIKELTKRRRTLFEAMPEDSNDFSQYQLRGLLKKSNLNRCIENVQKEMNQQHSGEIQTQYENEGGFVKEVESRRVVSEETSHYILIKGIQAKEAMSRDLETTAGPSSKVHELTKLNKINESPGNAKLSASDKMKTEEDDSVVAAPPSPRTLLAIQAAMVESSSEEELDAGQLSVGQFVSEEGSVSPRTLRAIQQALSEDDKGEQVVTATTGGVLSERPEGKDFLLCSSDEEEQIPEVKEEKNIPTATIHSSIQVTMQDAKFKQKSQELEKSDTTPKDTGIFRDENYSAVENTRKGKEDIDKEENDSENHIAPKDTSISIAETYSGNTIKDTEDVGKEENDSKNHISPNDTSISRAENYSYINNTRKDKKDFDKEKNGSKMNLKSLGDEDMNLCLQKPSCSPEQTNIDALIHTETTDLSKNEENLKISENTQAVISQTEENVSEDIRFFPEARNPEVEREGISQSEDSDSDGSFIEVDAEVSNEAESPTPTKYDEEVGDEPALPEVETDRPDAFTLDLVKESDEVQLGNTQNVEGEADGKGAVDEWQDISLEELEELEKNLSAEQNTLQSQKQQQERVAASVTGQMFLESQELLRLFGIPYIEAPMEAEAQCAILDLTDQTSGTITDDSDVWLFGARHVYKNFFSQNKYVEYYQYVDFQNELGLDRSKLINLAYLLGSDYTEGIPNVGCVTAMEILNEFPGHGLEPLIKFAEWWNEAQKNKKVMPNPHDTKVKKKLRELQLYSGFPNPAVAEAYLKPVVDESRGLFTWGKPDVEQIREFCKDHFGWTRTKIDGILLPVMKQLNLQQTQLRIDSFFRLEQHEKQAIKSQRLRRAVTCLKRKEKEADDEIQEATAVEMELKQPGKRRGEGTTGGANQAPATKVQSGKRRKQSGSRKEILYGGGFVGNLHLSESSSDSSVEESKGRDLGKSKRRKNTSATETADHKGKKGCSSSSDEDEDLGNVVMVTAKPVFEGRKKKSRSKRGVRKKMS; this is encoded by the exons ATGGGAGTTCAAGGACTTTGGAAGCTGCTTGAATGCACCGGGAGACCCATAAACCCAGAAACGCTGGAAGGGAAAATTCTTGCTGTTG ATATCAGTATTTGGTTGAACCAAGCAATAAAGGGAGCCAGAGATCGTGGTGGCATTTCTGTACGGAATGCTCACCTGCTCACTCTGTTTCATCGACTCTGCAAGTTACTGTTTTTCCGGATTCGACCCGTCTTTGTTTTTGATGGAGAGGCACCTCTTCTGAAGAGACAAACCTTG GCTAAACGaagacaaagaaaggaaattgcCATCAATGACTCCAGGAAAACTACAGAGAAACTCTTGAAAACACTTTTGAAGAGACACGTTATCAAAACTGCTATTACAGGCAAAAg caATGAAGCTTTGCCCAGTATTACACAAGTTCGAAGAGAAGGAATTGATGATATGTATGTATTGCCTGCTTTAGAGGCTGAAGAGAAGAATAG ctcagaggaggaggaagaaaaagaatggcAAATGAGAATGAGCCAAAAACAGATGTTGCAA GAACAGTTATGTGAAAATCCTTATTCTGTAGATATTGAATCAGAAGATTTCCACAAGCTGCctccagaaataaaacatgagaTCTTGACTGATATTAAAGAACTTACAAAGCGAAGAAGAACGTTATTTGAAGCAATGCCAGAg gaCTCCAATGACTTTTCCCAGTACCAGCTTAGGGGTTTGCTTAAAAAAAGCAACCTCAATCGGTGCATAGAAAATGTACAAAAAGAAATGAATCAACAGCACTCGGGTGAAATCCAAACACAATATGAAAATGAAGGTGGTTTTGTGAAAGAAGTGGAATCAAGGAGGGTGGTCTCTGAAGAGACTTCTCACTATATTCTGATAAAGG GTATTCAAGCAAAAGAGGCTATGAGTAGAGATTTGGAAACTACTGCAGGACCCTCATCAAAAGTGCATGAATTGACTAAGTTAAATAAAATCAATGAATCTCCTGGTAATGCAAAGCTGTCTGCATCTGACAAGATGAAGACAGAGGAAGATGACAGTGTGGTGGCAGCACCCCCCTCTCCTCGGACTTTGCTTGCTATCCAGGCAGCCATGGTGGAAAGCAGCTCAGAAGAAGAACTGGACGCAGGACAATTGAGCGTGGGCCAGTTTGTGTCAGAGGAAGGCAGTGTGTCTCCAAGAACACTGCGGGCAATTCAGCAAGCTCTGAGTGAAGATGATAAAGGGGAGCAAGTTGTTACTGCTACAACTGGTGGAGTGCTATCAGAAAGACCAGAGGGGAAGGATTTTCTGCTTTGTAGCTCAGATGAGGAAGAGCAGATTCCTGAagttaaggaggaaaaaaacattcctaCAGCTACAATTCATTCATCAATCCAAGTGACTATGCAAGATGCTAAATTTAAACAGAAGAGTCAGGAGTTGGAAAAAAGTGATACTACACCCAAAGACACTGGTATATTCAGAgatgaaaattattctgctgtTGAAAATACTAGAAAGGGCAAAGAAGATatagacaaagaagaaaatgattCAGAAAATCATATTGCACCCAAGGACACCAGTATATCCATAGCTGAAACTTATAGTGGCAATACTATAAAAGACACAGAAGATGTaggcaaggaagaaaatgatTCCAAAAATCATATTTCACCAAATGATACCAGTATATCCAGAgctgaaaattattcttataTTAATAATActagaaaagataaaaaagactttgacaaagaaaaaaatggttccAAAATGAACTTAAAGTCTCTGGGAGATGAGGATATGAATTTGTGTTTGCAGAAGCCAAGCTGTTCCCCTGAGCAGACCAATATAGATGCTTTGATTCACACTGAAACAACAGACCTTtctaaaaatgaggaaaacttgaaaatttctgaaaacacaCAGGCAGTAATTTCACAAACAGAAGAGAATGTATCTGAGGATATTAGATTTTTTCCAGAAGCAAGAAATCCTGAGGTGGAAAGAGAAGGGATATCACAGTCTGAAGACAGTGATTCAGATG GAAGCTTTATTGAAGTGGATGCTGAGGTCAGTAATGAGGCTGAGTCTCCTACTCCTACTAAATATGATGAAGAAGTGGGTGATGAGCCGGCACTTCCAGAAGTGGAGACAGACAGACCTGATGCTTTTACCCTGGACTTGGTGAAGGAGTCTGATGAGGTGCAGTTGGGAAACACTCAGAATGTTGAAGGAGAAGCTGATGGTAAAGGTGCAGTGGATGAGTGGCAAGACATCAGTTTG GAAGAACTAGAAGAATTAGAAAAGAACCTTTCTGCTGAGCAGAATACACTTCAGTCtcaaaaacagcagcaggaacgTGTTGCTGCTTCTGTAACAGGACAGATGTTCTTGGAAAGCCAG gagctcctccGTCTGTTTGGCATTCCATATATCGAAGCTCCGATGGAGGCCGAGGCACAGTGTGCCATATTGGACCTTACTGATCAGACCTCTGGGACAATCACTGATGACAGTgatgtttggttgtttggtgCACGACACGTTtataaaaatttcttcagtcAGAACAAATACGTAGAATATTATCAGTATGTTGACTTTCAGAACGAGCTAG GGTTGGATAGAAGTAAGCTAATTAATTTGGCATACTTGCTTGGAAGTGACTACACTGAGGGCATCCCAAATGTTGGCTGTGTAACAGCGATGgagattttaaatgaatttcCTGGGCATGGCTTGGAACCTCTCATAAAATTCGC tgagTGGTGGAATGAGGCTCAGAAGAATAAGAAAGTGATGCCTAATCCACATGACACCAAAGTCAAGAAGAAACTGCGGGAGCTACAGCTTTATTCAGGTTTCCCAAATCCAGCAGTGGCAGAAGCATACCTGAAGCCTGTGGTGGATGAGTCAAGGGGTTTGTTCACCTGGGGAAAGCCTGATGTCGAGCAGATCAGAGA ATTCTGCAAGGATCACTTTGGCTGGACTAGGACAAAGATAGATGGAATCCTTTTGCCTGTGATGAAACAGCTGAACTTGCAGCAG ACTCAGCTTCGAATAGATTCATTCTTCAGACTAGAACAGCATGAAAAGCAAGCTATTAAAAGCCAGAGACTGCGCAGAGCTGTGACTTGtctgaagaggaaggaaaaggaagcagatGATGAAATTCAGGAAGCCACTGCTGTCGAGATGGAGCTTAAACAgcctgggaaaaggagaggggaaggtACCACAGGCGGTGCAAATCAAGCTCCAGCCACAAAAGTACAGagtggaaagagaagaaaacagtcaggttccagaaaagaaattttatatgGAGGCGGTTTTGTTGGAAATTTGCATCTTTCAGAATCTTCTAGTGACTCCTCAGTGGAGGAATCCAAAGGCAGAGATTTAGGCAAgagcaaaaggaggaaaaacacatCTGCAACAGAGACAGCAGAccataaagggaaaaaaggatgCAGTAGCTCCAGTGATGAGGATGAAGACCTGGGAAATGTAGTCATGGTGACTGCCAAACCTGTGtttgaaggcagaaaaaagaaatcacgGAGCAAGAGAggagtaagaaagaaaatgtcttaa